The following is a genomic window from Strix aluco isolate bStrAlu1 chromosome 3, bStrAlu1.hap1, whole genome shotgun sequence.
AAAGCAGCCTGGAACTCCTTCCCAGAGCCACCTGCTCCTCCACCAATTGGTCGAAATCCAGTCCCAGACCCCAAAAATTTTGCTTCTGATGGTAAAACAGGGTCAAAGGGAGTATAGGGGAAGAGGTGGAAAGGCCCTGGAGCAGAATTCCAATTCCGGTAGATGTCCATTGCAGTGAGGGTGAAATTGCGGAGATATTTGGGAGATGCATAGGGTGGTTCTGTTTCCACAGGCCCCAAGTCCAGGTCACCGTTGTCTGCCATATTGGGGTCTGTACCAGCAGCTTTGCCAGACCGGTGGGGAATCTCCACAGCAGTTTCTTCTCGGATAGGAGCAGCTGGGATTTGGATTCGAGTCCTTATGATAGCTAAGACTGTGCTGAACACGTTGTCGGAGGTGGAGAAGTAGGTCTCCCACAAGAAGCGGCCCTGCCTCCTCATGGCAAGGAGATCGTTGTCAGAAATGCTTCTCAGAAGAAAGTGCACTTCTGTGATACGTGGCTTTGGTATAATTAAGGCTGCCTCGTTCCACCGGATCACATCATTATAGGGTAGCTGAACTTGCTCTCCGAGAACCACCGGGATGGCTCCAACTTCCAGAGCCTCAAACAGTCTCATGGCACACCCGGCGGAGATCACTAAATGGGTGTCCCCTGGGGTGATTATCAGTGCAAAAGTAGATAGCTTCAGTAGCTCTAGTCTGTCATCCCTTTCTCCACACAGAGCCCACTCAGTGGGCAGACTCGCCTTAGGCTGGTTCTTACACGTAAACTCCACCAAAACAAAGTCCAACTTGCTGTCCTGAACAGCCTTCAAGGTGGTGATGATCCGATCGTCATAGTCAGCTGGGGCATTGCCTTCTATCTCCTCTTCAAAAGAGCGAACCTCTTGCAAGCTAGATCTGAGAGACTCGATCTTCTCCCCCTGGAAACTAAACAGGTATTTACGCTTGACTGGCACCTGGGGCGGGATTTCTAGGAAATTGGGTTCAGACATAGCGTGGACCAGAGGCGATACCACAATATCAAACCCTGGTCGATACTGCACATCGTAAAAGGTGGACTGGGCAATCATGGCCCGCCCAGTGCTGATGTTGTAAATGAAGTTCTGCGTTTCCGATTTCCTTGATAAATTGATGATGAGATGGTTATGTCCATCAGTCCTCCAATATGGCAAAGAGTGCAACTGTTGCTCTAGTTCAGTAGGTTTTGGCATTACAGGCTCTTGCATTTCCCCCACTAAAATTATATACACACAAgcaatatttgcattttcagtaaCATAAACATTAGTTCTGACAGTCGCCTCAAAGGCTTGTTTGATTAAAGGGTCTAAGGAACTACCAAAAGGGTAATCGTCACTGTTGTAGACATAGACTGGAAAGCCAGATGTCAAGGGGCAGCGCGAGTAGTCAAAGCAGTTGTGTAGTCTGCAGTTCCGGTTGGATTTTGGCAGGGGGAAGGTCACATCATCTTTGTCTGGCAGCAGCCGGATGGGCAAGGAGAGCTTGGGCTGGTTCTGAGCCATCAGCTCTTTGTAGGAATGCTCAGTCTGGCTGATGACGTTCTTCAACtgcagcaggtcctgcttggcattTTCAATGCTCTTTTTGCAGGCTTCGATCTTCAAGTTGAGCTTGGCGATCTCGCTGTTGAGCTCCTGCCGCTTGGCCTCCAGCTGGAGCAGCTCCTCGCTGACCGACTCGCGGATGCGGCACAGGTCTTGCACATGCTTCACCTCGCACAGCTCGTTGCCGGTCCGAGGGCCAAAGATGCGCTTACCGGCATCGTCCGCGTCATCGATGGTGGTTAGGTAGTAGTGGGCGATGAGGGGAAAGAAGACGAGGATAATGAAGAGGGTGAAACTAAGCCAGGTGAGCCGGATCCGACTGGACCATCTCAACACCCACGGCTGGCCTCCGTTCCCCACTCCCCCATTCCGCAACATCGTATATCCAGTCATGAGTTCAAAAGTCGCTGCGCGCCCAATCACGTTGGATCAGTAGCCATAACCAAAAGAGTTTTTATAGCGagtctctctcaaaaaaaaattttattgtgCCTGCTTAAcgagaagccaatagaaggggaATTTCATCTTCTTGTCGTGCTGACGGCTTTTCTACAGTCGTTTTGCTGCAGGCGCAACTTTTGATCCTGTTAGACTCAATCATTGACCTTCTcacccacccccagcccacccccgGTCTGTGGGCAACCTTTGCTGGAAGTGTCACAGCGTTGTCATGGTGATTCAAAGTCTCAACCggcagaagaaaaacacaatgGGATCAAGCCAAACTCTACCGCTGCTCTCGACATCCTGCATTACCATCCAATGAATATGCAGAGGCACCAGCCATTGTGGAGAAGGAGCCAGAAGAGACTTGTACGAATGTCAGTCTCTCTCATCGCTGCTGCGCGGCTGATGCTCTGCCATTCCTACAAGGGAACAATCATAGATTCAGACAATGCAAACAAAACGACCCCCTAGTGACCTAAGACATTGCTGGTTTTTAAAAGCAACCGTCCTCTCTGCGAAAGAGCAACCTTCATACATGTCTAAAACCTCTGGCGTTAATACCAGTAAACCTAAGAAAGCGATGGGATTCATTAGATGTGGACACATGGCCTTCTCCGGGCACTCTGCTTTTCATTAGGGTTGGATGCTTCGGTGGCCAGACCAGAAAAATCACAGCCCCTGGATCTGGTTTCCTCTTTCTGCCGCTGTCTTGCTGTGTAACTTTGCAGAAGCTGCCCTAACATCTGCAAGCCCCTGTCTCCTCATGTATAAAATGGAGATATTAATGTACACCTGCTCTCTCCACCCGCCTTTTAATGGCATGTTGTGATCCTGGGACACAGCACTGTTGTGAATTTGTACTGCATAAATGAGTGTAATCACTATTGTTCTGGTCTAGTGACTCGAGCTGATGAGGAATTTTTAGATGaagtgttttgctttcatttcctgctggAAATTTTTGATTCATTGCAAGGGAAAGTTTACAGGGAACGTACTCGTGTTGGTTACGATTACCCCTGCTGGCTGGCTGCATATGAGAGAATTTC
Proteins encoded in this region:
- the EXTL3 gene encoding exostosin-like 3, coding for MTGYTMLRNGGVGNGGQPWVLRWSSRIRLTWLSFTLFIILVFFPLIAHYYLTTIDDADDAGKRIFGPRTGNELCEVKHVQDLCRIRESVSEELLQLEAKRQELNSEIAKLNLKIEACKKSIENAKQDLLQLKNVISQTEHSYKELMAQNQPKLSLPIRLLPDKDDVTFPLPKSNRNCRLHNCFDYSRCPLTSGFPVYVYNSDDYPFGSSLDPLIKQAFEATVRTNVYVTENANIACVYIILVGEMQEPVMPKPTELEQQLHSLPYWRTDGHNHLIINLSRKSETQNFIYNISTGRAMIAQSTFYDVQYRPGFDIVVSPLVHAMSEPNFLEIPPQVPVKRKYLFSFQGEKIESLRSSLQEVRSFEEEIEGNAPADYDDRIITTLKAVQDSKLDFVLVEFTCKNQPKASLPTEWALCGERDDRLELLKLSTFALIITPGDTHLVISAGCAMRLFEALEVGAIPVVLGEQVQLPYNDVIRWNEAALIIPKPRITEVHFLLRSISDNDLLAMRRQGRFLWETYFSTSDNVFSTVLAIIRTRIQIPAAPIREETAVEIPHRSGKAAGTDPNMADNGDLDLGPVETEPPYASPKYLRNFTLTAMDIYRNWNSAPGPFHLFPYTPFDPVLPSEAKFLGSGTGFRPIGGGAGGSGKEFQAALGGNVPREQFTVVMLTYEREEVLMNSLERLNGLPYLNKVVVVWNSPKLPSEDLLWPDIGVPIMVVRTEKNSLNNRFLPWDEIETEAILSIDDDAHLRHDEIMFGFRVWREARDRIVGFPGRYHAWDIPHQSWLYNSNYSCELSMVLTGAAFFHKYYAYLYSYVMPQAIRDMVDEYINCEDIAMNFLVSHLTRKPPIKVTSRWTFRCPGCPQALSHDDSHFHERHKCINFFVKVYGYMPLLYTQFRVDSVLFKTRLPHDKTKCFKFI